CCGAGGAAGACGAGTTCCTGGGTTCAGCCGAGTGCCTGCAGAAGAGGTCGGTGTTTGAGCGACTGGGCTGTGGTCGTCGGTTGTGTGATGTGTCCACGGTCTGTTGTGAAACTCCCCCCAGGAACCAGGAACCAGGAGCCTTTGCAGGAACTGTGTGTTTaagggcattttttttatctcccaaGAAAGCTCAGGAAGctttgggggcggggcttgCAGTTCTGAAGATGCCTGATTGGTCGAGTTCTCCGGCATTTTATTTCAGCCGGTTAATCTTCACAGTAGCCTTGAAAAATTGGTTTCTCTCGATCTGAATCTCCTCCATTACCCGGTTGTTGTATTATCTTCTGCACTACCGCCGCCTGCTGGACTGGACTGGAACAGCTTGTTGTAGCAGTCGGTTGTTCATATTTCAGCTGCAGGAGAATTTGTAGCCGATCTGCAGGAACAACTTTTCTGTGACTCCCTCATTCTTTATCCCTGACATCAGAATGAGGAACAGCTCTTCAGTCCAGCACCTCTGAGGCGTAATGCCGCTTGAGttgcctgttttctttctgcGCTCGCTAAGTCACATGACTCTCTGTGATCCTGTCTGCGTCCACCAGGTTCACTCGTGCGTCATGTGACCTGGTGTTCTGCCCCCCGTGGGAGCGTTGCATTGATGGACGTTGCTCCTGTAAACCCCCGTATCTGTGTCCCATGGAGGGCGTGACCCCAGTTTGTGGACGAGACCACAGGAACTACCGCTCCTACTGCCAGGTTCAACTCATCCATTCATTCCAGGAAGGATCCCGCAAGGATTTGAAATGATGCAAACTCTCAAGTCTAACTGATGACTAGAGTCTTAATCCTGTTTTTCCCAGGTGATGGCGCTCTCCTGTCTGACCCAGAAATCCGCCATGTCCCACTTTGGGGAAAACTGTGCAGGTGTGTTTTAAAAGATATGTCCATCAGCGTGGTATCTCTGTCATAGTCCTTCTTAGAAGTAATGTATCTGTCGTGTCTCTTTCTCTCGACACAGCGAGCGACCCGAAGTTCACGAGTTCGATCGATCCGGACACGGGAGTCGTCAGCGTCTTCATTCCCGACACGAAGGCCGATGGCGGCGGGGAGAAGTTGCCCGTTTGTAAGAAGCTGTGGGACATGGCCGCTGCTAACGTGGCCTGCAGGGAGCACGGGAATCCACTGTGAGCAGAGACGTTTATTGACCGAATGCACTTTAGAGGCCTTGTAGCTCAATGTGTGAGGCTTCCTTCTGTAACGTCTGGTGTCCCGGTCCAGGGGCGCGGCGGTCGCTGGCGCGGTCTCGTACTCCTCCCAGACGAATGGCCGTCCCCACGACAGGCAGTTTCCGGTCAGCTGTGTTAGCGTCCGCTGCCAAGGTTACGAGAATTCCCTGGCTGAGTGTGCAATCTATGACAAGATCGGTATCGGGAGGAGGAGTGTCGCCACAGCAACCTGTTACCCGGTGCGGACAGGTCAGGGATGTTACGATTGTtctctgttttgaaaatgcCTTTCACAGGTTGTGTCTtctataaagatggacgacatgacggctcccaaaagtgaagccaaatcttctggatcgccccctggtggctgcctGCAGTATATTTCATAAATCCCGCCCCCTCCCTGTTGGCAGATGGACCAAACtgtgttaaataaatgttgttatTTCAACTTCACTCCACGGTCCCCCCTGCAGAGACTCTGGCACTAAGTGACGCCGCCgacacaagatggcggcgcccgtacGCGAGATATTTTGGCAGTTCGATAGTTTCCGTTTCTGTGAACGATCAAACCGTCTCTTTCGCGCTCTTTCACTTCAGGGGACGGCTGGGGTTTCTCGTGTGTGAACGGGAAGCGTGTGTTTCTGAACCAGACGTGTGACGGAGTCGACGACTGCGGCGACCGCAGCGATGAGATGTGCTGCAAAAGTAaagcacactaacacacacacacaacataaacCCTGTGCGTCCCGTCTCTCACGTTGTGAATAATTCTGTTAGGTTGCAGGAACGGTGGCTTCCGCTGTAAGACGGGAGTTTGCATTCACAAAGACTCACTGCGTGATGGACACGTCGACTGTCTGGACGGAGGCGACGAGacgagcaaacacacacctgtggaCAACAGTGAGACGTTTTACTCTCATtcaatttcagaaaatgtttgaaactCTTTATAACGACTACGACAACAGTTGTGTGACCTGTTCATGTGGTTGGATTTATAAAGTCCAGGAAGAAAATTTGTTTGAATGTTCCAGTATTTGGAACTGCAATAATTCTGTTATATATTCtgctatatataatataaattcCAATTGTCCACAGAGCCAGAGGGTGGGCACAGACTCAGAACATCAGGTAGGTCATGAGGTAGGGGCCGGGACCAAAAGCGCGAGATTGCGGACACAATTGCCAGAAACGTGTTTTCTCCTGTCTAGGCTCAAATTCTCTTGTTGTCcaggtatttatttttgttgctatatataataaatatttttaattgtccACAGATCCAGCGGAGGGGCACAGACTCCTCAGAACATCAGGTAAAGGTGATGACGGATGCAGACACGTCAGTCAGTTGAACCTTTTGAAAATTTGActtttgataatgacatttgtttttttcttcatttcaggGTTTGTGAATCCTAAGGACGGTACGTCAGTGCAGTATTATCACAAGTGCAGTTGCACTTTTATGGCCAGAAGTATGTGGACTCTACACATGGCTACTCTGTTCGAATTATTGGGGAAACATAACTTACTTACAACTTTGTGTGAGAAGTTTGGGGAATGTTTAGTTTTCCTGTTTCACCTCTCTCATGTGGAcagaattttttggggggtgtccacatacttttggccatgaAGTGTAGTGTCTTTCagtcatttgaatatttcaagtTGTTCGGATCAAGACTCACCGCAGCCACACCGTACAGTGAATTTCCAAACCCGATCTGTGCTCGTGTGTGTAGAAATACGGGCCGACAGGTTCCACCTGGAGTCCCAGTTACAGTGTGGGATCCCCAACGCGACCACAGTGGACGACGAACAAGTGGAGGAGCGAGGAAACAGCCGCCGAGTCAAGAGAGTGGTGGGAGGAATCCCGGCGAAACCGGTCAGTTAGGAACACGCCCGCTGTCTTTTTTCAGTTCCCGTGGTTCTGTATGTACAGTCGTTCATCATCCTGatttacagtcactgattgtcttgtgttttgtttgtgtctgcagactCAGATCCAGTGGCAAGTGGCTctggaggagaacaggaagaTCGACTGTGGAGGAGCTTATATCGGAGGCTGCTGGGTtatcactgctgctcactgtgtcAGGTAGGACCGCTGTGTGTGCTGAcctgttagcattagcatgaaATATTAGCAGTGGTTGCATACAAATCTAAGATGACCCGGTCTGTGGATAGAGAGTTTAAGCTTCTCCTGTTGGGAAAGTTTCATCATCCCACATGAGGAAACAAGTTTTCCCACATTTGACCAACTAAGATTTGGGTGTCCTGGTGATCTTGGGATCTGTGTTGTCTGGGGCAGTGGCCCCTGGTAGGGTCTCCCAAGTCCCTGATGAAAAGACCAGGTGAGACCAATAGGACCTCACTTGGAACCCAAGGCCCCCCTCCTGGAGCCAGGCCTGGGAGGGGGGGTCAAGATTCAGGGGTCAGGCCTTGACACATGGGACCCGTAGGGGTAGGAGGTAGGGGTAGTGACCCAAAGAGCAGGATTGCAGTTACAAGCTTCCTGTCTAGGGCGTCTGGGCTCGGCCTTAGAGATAGAGTGAGGAGTTCAAACATCCGGAGGGAGCACGGAGTAGAACCACTGCTCCTGAGTGTAGAAAGTTGAGGTGGTGAGGGGCAACTGATTGGGAAAACTCCTGGACGACTTGCGTTTGGAGGTTTTCTGGGCTCAACTGGAACGAGAACCAGGAACTCGCCGGAGGGATTCCACTGTTCATGTTTGAACGGCAGCGTCGTGTACAATCGCAGTTGTTTCCTGACTCCCTCTCTTGTTCTGTCAGCTGTGCTAATAATagtctctccaccatctctcttcACCAGACACAGCTCGACTACGTTCAGGGTGAAGTTTTCCATCTGGAAGAAATCTCGAGCTCAGGACACGACTGACATTGTTCCTGTTCAAGAAATTCGCATCCACCCCAAGTATGAACCACTAGCCCTGTCTGTACCATCACCCTGTTCATGCGATGACTGAGTGGAAACAGAACGGTcgttaaaaaatgtcaaaatgatttgGTTCCGCCAGTTACAACCCCGGCACCTACGAGAACGACATTGCCCTGCTGAAGCTGGAGAAGCTTCCGTTCAAAGAGAAATGCTTTGAGGACAATCCGGCCATCAGCGCCGTCTGCATTCCCTGGTCCGCCCAACTCTTCCAGCCCAACCACACCTGCAGCATCTCTGGGTGGGGGCGCACCGCAGGTTTGTACGTCACAGCCACATGTCACATGTCCCTGCAACAAGGTCAAAGGCCACGAGAAGAACTGCGAAATTAGTGCAAACGGGGACCTCTGGTGGCGAGGACGGGAAATGCCTCGGTTGGCGCAACATGGAAATTAGCAACTTATTTCACATATTACAAGGCTCCTCTGAAATGAGTAAGACAATGATAAACGGTTTAATTTATGCATATTTGGATTATAAGCCCCATTCGTACATCATGATGTGATGAAGTATGAAAActcaacattattattttgtaacGTGAAACATTTTACTGCacaaaaagttgtgttttctgaagaTAATTCTTTTTCATTCGTTAAACATTTTGTGGGGAAAAATGATGTGCTTTATCCGTCTCACTCGGGACATCGTGGGCGATTTCTTCAAGATTGAATGTTGTTCAAATGAGATGAGTCAGTAGGACAATAATGTATCAATCGGTGTTTTATTCGTGGACCGTTTGTGCGCAGACGGCCGAGCTGCTAGGGTGTTGCTCTGGGCCAACGTGTCGCTCATCCACGACTGCCACAAGTTCTACGGAGATCGCTTCAGACCGGGCATGATGTGTGCAGGTGGGTGTGGACGTACTCCGTCATCTGTGCTCGTTTAAACAGGATTatttataatgtgtgtgtgtgtactgtaggtgATCTGGACGGCAGCGTGGACTCGTGTCAGGGCGACAGCGGCGGTCCTCTGGTTTGTGAGGATGAGCTGGGCGTTTCTTACCTGTGGGGCATCGTCAGCTGGGGAGAAAAGTGTGGTCAGCCCGGGTTCCCCGGAGTTTATACACAAGTAAAATACAACTTATCATCTATACACTGTAATCAAATATTACAAAGACGTAACTGTATATTCGTACGAACATCGTCACATGACATTAACGTTAAATTCGTCTTTCTCTGACAGGTTGCTCATTACTTTGAGTGGATCCGACTTCATACAGGTTGGACCTCAGTCACCAGGTTCAACAACTGaagtgcacacacgcacacacacacacacacacacacacacacacaataaaacgtGAATTGTTTGTTTGAGTCGTTTTCGAACATTCGTTCAAAAGTTCGTATTTGAACCGTAATGACCCGTTTTTAAATTTTCACTCATCAAACCGTCTGAAGTTTTAGAAATTAATTTGCATACATTCAAACAAATTGCACTTCATGTCAAAATTTGTTCAAActtgactttgatttttttttaaagctctacTGGTTGTATTTGTGATTAAATATTACATTGTGTCCAACAAAATGGTCGGTGAATATATTATCCTGTGTATGGTGAACAAAATATTGCTATTTGTTTATTACATCTAGCAATATAACgatcaataaaatacaattttctaactgtaactgaaataaaagtttCTGTTGCTACAACTTGTTTTGCTGAGACAGAAACGTTCATGTTCTGTGTGTATGTCGTGCAGGATGTATAATTCATAATAGCAACAATAATGCGGGTTTTGGACATATATTTCATGGATACAGGATATGaactatctttttttaattattccacCAGGTGTTTGATTTCAGTCCGGTGGTCGTACAGTAACAGAAACATGGAAACAGTGACTGCAAATTAATAAAAGCTCAGGAGAATCTCTGGGGCTGAACGTGATCCACCGGCCGCTGCAGACGAATCGCACTTCTCAACCTCCTGAGATCGTcctccacctacacacacacacacacacacacacacacgcacacacacaaattcaaatcaaatcatcaaGTCGACAGTTGTGCAGATGACAGAACGAAACAACAATGTgaaatccagtgtgtgtgtgtgtgtgtgtgtgtgtgtgtgtgtgtgtgtgtgtgtgtgtgtgtgtctcacctccgCCAGCTCGTCTTTGAGCCCGTTGTATTGTTGAACATCAAATTTCTGTTGGGACGCTCTCCGATGGAAGAAGTGAAGGAACTGACGATCCCTCACCTCCGAATAGATaaactcctgcacacacacacacacacatacacacacaaaatgtcctcacaaacGTGGTCTAACATTTGAACTGGTCCTCACACGAGCAGGGTTCTTCTACCTGTCTGGTGAGGATGAAGTAGGCGAAGAAGATCAGGCTGGTGGTGCAGGAGATGAAGAAGGTGACCGGCTCCATGACGTCCCAGGGAAACACattcctgacacacacacacacagttctatCTACAGACGTCGTGGTGGCAGTGCACGTTCAGGttggggaatgtgtgtgtgttcattaccAGGTGAGGTAGCCCAGGAATCCTCCCTGCAGGGACAGGTAGGCAAGCCCCGCCCACCCCAGCATGGACGCTTTGGAGTCCGCCTCCTTCGCCATCTGGATtttcacctacacacacacacacagtaatatcTCGATTATTTCAGGGGGCAAAACAATGACTTTACTACGTAGTATTTGGTGTAGTAGTGTTTGGTGCAGTagtgtttggagcagtagtatttggagcagtagtatttggagcagtagtatttggagcagtagtgtttggagcagtagtaattGGTGCAGTAGTATTTGGTGCAGTAGTATTTGGTGCAGTAGTGTTTGGTACAGTAGTGTTTGGTACAGTAGTAATTGGTGTAGTagtgtttggagcagtagtatttggagcagtagtatttggagcagtagtatttggtgCAGTAGTAATTGGTGCAGTAGTATTTGGTGCAGTAGTATTTGGTGCAGTAGTGTTTGGTACAGTAGTAATTTGTGTAGTagtgtttggagcagtagtatttggagcagtagtatttggagcagtagtatttggtgCAGTAGTAATTGGTGCAGTAGTAATTGGTGCAGTAGTaattggagcagtagtatttggagcagtagtgtttggagcagtagtaattGGTGtagtagtatttggagcagtagtgtttggagcagtagtaattGGTGCAGTAGTATTTGGTGCAGTAGTATTTGGTGCAGTAGTGTTTGGTACAGTAGTAATTG
This region of Scophthalmus maximus strain ysfricsl-2021 chromosome 12, ASM2237912v1, whole genome shotgun sequence genomic DNA includes:
- the cfi gene encoding complement factor I isoform X2; the protein is MRSLLVLFILVAHSESERQWNPKPSSVTEPAPQQPQSPVPTPSPTSTPAPDATSPALAAPEAAEEDEFLGSAECLQKRFTRASCDLVFCPPWERCIDGRCSCKPPYLCPMEGVTPVCGRDHRNYRSYCQVMALSCLTQKSAMSHFGENCAASDPKFTSSIDPDTGVVSVFIPDTKADGGGEKLPVCKKLWDMAAANVACREHGNPLGAAVAGAVSYSSQTNGRPHDRQFPVSCVSVRCQGYENSLAECAIYDKIGIGRRSVATATCYPVRTGDGWGFSCVNGKRVFLNQTCDGVDDCGDRSDEMCCKSCRNGGFRCKTGVCIHKDSLRDGHVDCLDGGDETSKHTPVDNKPEGGHRLRTSGFVNPKDEIRADRFHLESQLQCGIPNATTVDDEQVEERGNSRRVKRVVGGIPAKPTQIQWQVALEENRKIDCGGAYIGGCWVITAAHCVRHSSTTFRVKFSIWKKSRAQDTTDIVPVQEIRIHPNYNPGTYENDIALLKLEKLPFKEKCFEDNPAISAVCIPWSAQLFQPNHTCSISGWGRTADGRAARVLLWANVSLIHDCHKFYGDRFRPGMMCAGDLDGSVDSCQGDSGGPLVCEDELGVSYLWGIVSWGEKCGQPGFPGVYTQVAHYFEWIRLHTGWTSVTRFNN
- the cfi gene encoding complement factor I isoform X1, with amino-acid sequence MRSLLVLFILVAHSESERQWNPKPSSVTEPAPQQPQSPVPTPSPTSTPAPDATSPALAAPEAAEEDEFLGSAECLQKRFTRASCDLVFCPPWERCIDGRCSCKPPYLCPMEGVTPVCGRDHRNYRSYCQVMALSCLTQKSAMSHFGENCAASDPKFTSSIDPDTGVVSVFIPDTKADGGGEKLPVCKKLWDMAAANVACREHGNPLGAAVAGAVSYSSQTNGRPHDRQFPVSCVSVRCQGYENSLAECAIYDKIGIGRRSVATATCYPVRTGDGWGFSCVNGKRVFLNQTCDGVDDCGDRSDEMCCKSCRNGGFRCKTGVCIHKDSLRDGHVDCLDGGDETSKHTPVDNKPEGGHRLRTSDPAEGHRLLRTSGFVNPKDEIRADRFHLESQLQCGIPNATTVDDEQVEERGNSRRVKRVVGGIPAKPTQIQWQVALEENRKIDCGGAYIGGCWVITAAHCVRHSSTTFRVKFSIWKKSRAQDTTDIVPVQEIRIHPNYNPGTYENDIALLKLEKLPFKEKCFEDNPAISAVCIPWSAQLFQPNHTCSISGWGRTADGRAARVLLWANVSLIHDCHKFYGDRFRPGMMCAGDLDGSVDSCQGDSGGPLVCEDELGVSYLWGIVSWGEKCGQPGFPGVYTQVAHYFEWIRLHTGWTSVTRFNN